In Acidobacteriota bacterium, the following are encoded in one genomic region:
- a CDS encoding pseudouridine synthase encodes MLERLQKIIANAGIASRRAAEEMILRGEVIVNGKVVTELGTKADSERDHIKVRGKLINPHGTEKEKRYYLVNKPRGYICTVKDPKNRPLVASLLPPSSRRGLHPIGRLDFNSEGLIILTNDGELTELLTRAGKIEKVYHVKVKGAPTREQINILQRGIKLGDKVTAPAKIKLLEQTRKGGNCWYEVILIQGKNQQIRKMFDAIGHSVTKLHRKRIGHLTDEKLPLGKYRELKLSDVKKFFQTSSTGQTPVKSRKPKPLHRMSSR; translated from the coding sequence ATGCTAGAGCGTCTGCAAAAAATTATCGCCAATGCCGGTATTGCTTCCCGTCGTGCTGCCGAAGAGATGATTCTTCGTGGTGAAGTAATCGTCAACGGAAAAGTTGTGACTGAACTCGGCACCAAAGCCGACAGTGAACGTGACCATATCAAAGTTCGCGGCAAATTAATTAATCCGCACGGTACAGAAAAAGAAAAACGGTATTACTTGGTCAATAAACCTCGCGGTTATATTTGCACGGTTAAAGACCCTAAAAATCGTCCCTTGGTCGCTTCCCTGTTGCCACCGTCATCGAGACGCGGATTGCATCCAATCGGTCGCCTGGATTTCAATTCCGAAGGATTAATAATTTTAACCAATGATGGTGAGTTGACGGAATTACTAACCAGAGCTGGAAAAATCGAAAAGGTTTATCATGTTAAAGTAAAAGGCGCGCCGACCAGAGAACAAATTAATATTTTGCAACGCGGAATCAAACTGGGCGATAAAGTTACCGCACCGGCAAAAATCAAACTTCTGGAACAAACTCGCAAAGGTGGCAATTGCTGGTACGAAGTCATCCTTATTCAAGGTAAAAATCAACAAATCAGAAAAATGTTTGATGCGATTGGGCATTCTGTAACCAAATTGCATCGCAAACGCATCGGTCATCTCACCGACGAAAAACTTCCACTCGGAAAGTATAGAGAATTAAAATTGAGCGACGTGAAAAAATTTTTCCAAACCTCATCAACCGGTCAAACACCGGTAAAATCCAGAAAACCCAAACCACTGCACCGTATGTCTTCCCGTTAA
- the scpB gene encoding SMC-Scp complex subunit ScpB produces the protein MTIDELKPIIEAIIFVSEEPITPKQLAAMLEEENIDDIKTACEQLSDDYQARNCGLELRSLAGGFRISTRPELNEYVRRFLKAQPTAKLSLAALETLAVIAYKQPITIPEILEIRGKSSTSAIKTLLDRRLIIPKGHKPVVGRPMLYGTSKEFLIQFGLNDLSELPSLEDFEDLVTS, from the coding sequence ATGACGATTGATGAACTGAAGCCAATAATCGAAGCAATAATTTTTGTCTCTGAAGAACCCATTACCCCTAAGCAACTCGCAGCCATGCTTGAGGAAGAAAATATCGATGATATTAAAACCGCTTGTGAGCAGCTAAGCGATGATTATCAGGCAAGAAACTGCGGACTTGAACTGAGGTCGCTTGCCGGCGGGTTTCGCATTTCAACCCGACCTGAGTTGAATGAATATGTGCGACGGTTTTTAAAAGCGCAACCGACCGCTAAGCTGTCGCTCGCAGCTTTGGAGACGCTCGCGGTGATTGCTTATAAACAACCCATTACGATTCCTGAAATCCTGGAAATTCGCGGCAAATCCTCGACCTCGGCAATTAAAACCCTGCTCGACCGCCGTTTGATTATCCCCAAAGGGCATAAACCCGTCGTCGGTCGTCCGATGCTCTATGGGACATCAAAAGAATTTCTCATTCAATTTGGCTTAAACGATTTGTCAGAACTTCCAAGCCTTGAAGACTTTGAAGATTTAGTGACGAGCTAA